One window from the genome of Streptomyces sp. WZ-12 encodes:
- a CDS encoding FUSC family protein — protein sequence MSSYAVRNSFSARLRVEGVHAAVAMAAVVATFYSAMALEHAFRLGVGVLVLAVALSLTAARTERTASRRRRLAGLVTMPVLAVVAGGVGELMVHLPTVGKAVFTLALSGPIWLRRFGPVAARAGAWVAMPFIAVLVTPVPGPVGAWTVLWSAPIAVLAWGWVALLQTAARYLGLLDTTPPPRPAPEPRRRDAPRKAGWRGLSASTRMAVQMGLSLAAAFLVGGLLFGRHWPWLVITAYVVSAGNRGRGDVLHKAALRFAGASAGTIAVTVLASFLPRHATADVVAIFVLLGIGTALRQFTYAYWAGCVTGVLALLYSYFGETGGTELLGVRLAAIATGAVLAAAAHWFVLPVRSADVFRKRLGAVLAALADLLRAVRHEPERCAEHGARFASDLALLEQVARTAELHRMLLRRRARTARAAHPADAVDALRTLAEPVRVLAAPAADGSGATAGPHHLRLRAAVASNVTELRRALGHRPGDGHRPLPPAPPGGEDPASAALRAVGTAVERMAEVFPSVEAGAAVDASVNTAVDTAESHAPGTRARAT from the coding sequence ATGAGTTCCTACGCGGTGCGTAATAGTTTCTCGGCTCGGCTCCGCGTGGAGGGCGTGCATGCGGCCGTCGCCATGGCGGCCGTCGTCGCGACCTTCTACTCCGCGATGGCGCTGGAGCACGCGTTCCGGTTGGGCGTGGGGGTGTTGGTGCTGGCGGTGGCGCTGTCGCTGACGGCGGCCCGGACGGAGCGGACCGCCTCGCGCCGCCGTCGGCTCGCCGGGCTGGTGACGATGCCGGTGCTCGCCGTCGTCGCGGGCGGCGTCGGTGAGTTGATGGTGCACCTACCGACCGTCGGCAAGGCGGTGTTCACACTGGCGTTGTCCGGTCCCATCTGGCTGCGCCGCTTCGGGCCGGTGGCCGCGCGGGCGGGTGCCTGGGTGGCCATGCCGTTCATCGCGGTGCTGGTGACCCCTGTCCCGGGACCGGTTGGTGCCTGGACGGTGTTGTGGTCCGCGCCGATCGCCGTGCTGGCCTGGGGGTGGGTGGCCCTGCTCCAGACCGCCGCGCGGTACCTCGGCCTCCTCGACACCACTCCCCCGCCGCGCCCCGCGCCGGAGCCGCGACGGCGGGACGCGCCGCGGAAGGCGGGCTGGCGCGGCCTGTCGGCCAGTACGCGGATGGCGGTGCAGATGGGTCTGTCGCTGGCGGCGGCGTTCCTGGTGGGCGGCCTGCTCTTCGGGCGGCACTGGCCCTGGCTGGTGATCACCGCGTACGTCGTGTCCGCCGGCAACCGCGGGCGCGGCGACGTGCTGCACAAGGCCGCGTTGCGGTTCGCCGGGGCGAGCGCCGGCACCATCGCGGTCACGGTACTCGCCTCGTTCCTCCCCAGGCACGCCACCGCCGACGTGGTGGCCATCTTCGTGCTGCTCGGCATCGGCACCGCGCTCCGCCAGTTCACCTACGCCTACTGGGCGGGCTGCGTCACCGGGGTACTGGCGCTGCTGTACTCCTACTTCGGGGAGACCGGCGGCACGGAACTGCTGGGCGTGCGGCTCGCGGCGATCGCGACCGGGGCGGTGCTCGCCGCGGCCGCACACTGGTTCGTGCTTCCGGTGCGCTCCGCGGACGTGTTCCGCAAGCGCCTCGGCGCGGTGCTCGCCGCGCTGGCCGATCTGTTGCGGGCGGTGCGCCACGAGCCCGAGCGGTGCGCGGAGCACGGCGCGCGGTTCGCCAGCGACCTGGCCCTGTTGGAACAGGTGGCGCGCACGGCCGAGTTGCACCGGATGCTGCTGCGCCGAAGGGCCCGCACGGCCCGCGCCGCGCACCCGGCCGATGCCGTGGACGCCCTACGCACCCTGGCCGAACCGGTCCGGGTACTGGCCGCCCCTGCCGCGGACGGGTCCGGTGCGACGGCCGGTCCGCACCACCTCCGCCTCCGCGCCGCGGTCGCCTCCAACGTCACGGAGCTGCGCCGCGCCCTGGGACACAGGCCGGGCGACGGCCACCGGCCGCTGCCACCCGCGCCCCCAGGCGGCGAGGACCCTGCCTCCGCCGCGCTCCGGGCCGTCGGCACGGCAGTTGAACGGATGGCGGAGGTCTTCCCGTCCGTCGAAGCCGGTGCGGCCGTCGATGCGAGCGTCAACACGGCTGTCGATACGGCGGAGAGCCACGCGCCCGGAACGAGGGCGAGGGCTACTTGA
- a CDS encoding NmrA family NAD(P)-binding protein: protein MCRTGWARVGQLADWPTGRQLVNRSAPVSGRALVRNTSRVPRDGSWRGVEIAVGDFDRPDTLDGAMLAVDTLLLISPSVPGQEIAAIDSAARQGVRHVVKITNHRATEDSPVDRRRDHARIEAHLKASGVGYTLLAPNLLLQNLFAVAPMIQQTRGFVMSAGDGQFGAIDARDVSAAAAAVACAPAEHAGRTYLLTGPELVTYADVAAELTRALGRQIQYHRITPDQHREAMIQAGLPESVATSNAQVFGLIAEGDAGWLSDDVAALTGHRPRSLRTFVTDHVDVFK, encoded by the coding sequence CTGTGCCGCACCGGGTGGGCCCGGGTCGGTCAGCTCGCCGACTGGCCAACCGGTCGCCAACTGGTCAACCGGTCGGCTCCGGTGAGTGGGAGGGCCCTGGTGCGCAACACCTCCCGCGTGCCGCGGGACGGAAGCTGGCGCGGCGTGGAGATCGCCGTGGGCGACTTCGACCGGCCGGACACCCTGGACGGGGCGATGCTCGCCGTCGACACCCTGTTGCTCATCAGCCCCTCGGTCCCCGGCCAGGAGATCGCCGCCATCGACAGTGCCGCCCGGCAGGGCGTGCGACACGTCGTCAAGATCACGAATCACCGGGCCACCGAAGACTCCCCGGTCGACCGCCGCCGCGACCATGCGCGCATCGAGGCCCACCTCAAGGCGAGCGGAGTCGGGTACACGCTGCTCGCACCGAACCTCCTCCTGCAGAACCTGTTCGCCGTGGCCCCGATGATCCAACAGACGCGCGGGTTCGTGATGTCGGCCGGCGACGGGCAGTTCGGCGCGATCGATGCGCGCGATGTGTCCGCTGCCGCGGCGGCCGTGGCCTGCGCTCCCGCCGAACACGCGGGCCGCACCTACTTGTTGACCGGTCCGGAGCTCGTCACCTACGCCGACGTGGCCGCCGAACTGACCCGCGCCCTGGGCCGGCAGATCCAGTACCACCGGATCACACCCGATCAGCACCGGGAGGCCATGATCCAGGCGGGACTTCCCGAGTCGGTCGCCACCTCCAACGCCCAGGTCTTCGGCCTGATCGCGGAGGGAGACGCCGGGTGGCTGTCCGACGACGTCGCCGCTCTCACGGGGCACCGCCCCCGCAGCCTGCGCACCTTCGTCACCGACCACGTCGACGTCTTCAAGTAG
- a CDS encoding DUF2254 domain-containing protein: MVRSRWKWYLTRQRLRAPRFWALPVTLLGAGLFLSWLFPLIDREVTLYGNEVGENFFAHLDSGSMSSLLSAVAGGMITLTGLVFTAITLAMQFGASQLSVRVVPILQQDAVMRWAMGTFMATFVYTLMISVRLAVSQANYRPVISMFFAMLLAVVCAVLFFVLVTRVTRVLNSGQLLHYLATEGRRAVNRTHPEHGPAAPAPQTHPQPDATPVVIRLGTPPGRGQTLIACDDHGLERLARRTGARIQLVPVTGDFVAQEAPLFLVHPGAKPWRRRNLTRHLLFSTTLSAGSDPAGALRALVDIALKALSPAVNDPGRAVQCLDHIEDLLVMIAPRLTARQPSAAPGAFHRRTRSWADYVCIATDEIRHFGHASMQVQRRLRALYATVAGACAPEQVPPLRSRLTTMDAEAGTQWPQDLDSRLAHLPDSQGLGTESGDTGNGLYRGV; this comes from the coding sequence ATGGTTCGCAGTCGCTGGAAGTGGTACCTCACGCGCCAACGGCTGCGCGCTCCCCGGTTCTGGGCGCTGCCGGTCACCCTGCTGGGCGCGGGCCTGTTCCTGTCCTGGCTGTTCCCGCTGATCGACCGCGAGGTCACCCTCTACGGGAACGAGGTCGGCGAGAACTTCTTCGCGCACCTGGACAGCGGCTCGATGTCCTCGCTGCTCTCCGCCGTCGCGGGCGGCATGATCACCCTGACCGGTCTCGTCTTCACCGCGATCACGCTGGCCATGCAGTTCGGCGCCTCGCAACTGTCGGTGCGGGTGGTGCCGATCCTCCAGCAGGACGCCGTGATGCGCTGGGCGATGGGCACGTTCATGGCGACGTTCGTCTACACCCTGATGATCTCGGTGCGGCTCGCCGTCAGCCAGGCCAACTACCGGCCGGTCATCTCCATGTTCTTCGCGATGCTGCTCGCCGTGGTGTGCGCCGTGCTGTTCTTCGTGCTCGTCACCCGCGTCACGCGGGTACTGAACTCGGGGCAGTTGCTGCACTACCTGGCCACCGAGGGCCGGCGGGCCGTGAACCGCACGCACCCCGAGCACGGACCCGCCGCGCCCGCTCCCCAGACACACCCCCAACCCGACGCCACTCCCGTGGTGATCCGGCTCGGCACCCCGCCCGGGCGCGGCCAGACGCTCATCGCCTGCGACGACCACGGCCTGGAACGGCTCGCCCGGCGCACCGGGGCACGCATCCAACTCGTCCCGGTGACCGGCGACTTCGTGGCCCAGGAGGCGCCCCTTTTCCTGGTGCACCCGGGCGCGAAGCCGTGGCGCCGCCGGAACCTGACCCGCCATCTGCTCTTCAGCACCACCCTCAGCGCGGGCAGCGACCCGGCCGGGGCCCTGCGCGCGCTCGTCGACATCGCACTCAAGGCCCTCTCCCCCGCCGTCAACGACCCCGGGCGCGCGGTGCAGTGCCTGGACCACATCGAGGACCTGTTGGTGATGATCGCGCCCCGGCTCACCGCCCGCCAACCGTCGGCCGCACCGGGCGCGTTCCACCGCCGCACCCGCTCCTGGGCCGACTACGTCTGCATCGCCACCGACGAGATCCGCCACTTCGGCCACGCCTCGATGCAGGTCCAACGACGGCTGCGCGCCCTGTACGCCACGGTCGCCGGGGCCTGCGCCCCCGAACAGGTCCCGCCGCTGCGCTCCCGACTGACGACGATGGACGCCGAGGCCGGCACCCAGTGGCCCCAGGACCTCGACAGCCGCCTGGCCCACCTCCCCGACTCCCAGGGCCTGGGCACGGAGAGCGGCGACACCGGGAACGGCCTGTACCGCGGGGTGTGA